The window AGTTTTTCCATAATCCTAGCTTTGTGCGCTTCGACTGTCTTAACGGAAATATACAGTTTTTCTGCAATTTCTTTATTTCCATAGCCCTTTGCTGCGAGCGGAAGAACTTCGATTTCACGTTTCGTTAAAATCTTAAAGGGATCGTCTTCCGTTATCCCCGCATCATGTTTGACGAACTCACGAACGAGCGAAGTTGCCATCGCAGGATGGATATATGTATCACCCGCGTAAACAGTACGAACTGCTAAAAGTAATTCTCCATCTGGCGCGTTTTTAAGTACATAACCGGATGCTCCGTTTTTCAGCACATGGAATAGATACTCCTCGTCATCATGCATTGTCAAAATGAGGATTTTTGTTTCAGGAAAATCCTCATTAATTTTCCCCGTAGCAATTAATCCACTTTCTCCGGGAGGCATGCTTAAGTCCAAAAGCAACACATCGGGACGGAGCTTCGCAACCAAGGCATAGGCTTCCAAACCATCGGCGGCAGTGGCAACTA of the Sporosarcina sp. FSL K6-1508 genome contains:
- a CDS encoding response regulator transcription factor, whose amino-acid sequence is MKIIIADDHAVVRSGFMHILNFQDDMEVVATAADGLEAYALVAKLRPDVLLLDLSMPPGESGLIATGKINEDFPETKILILTMHDDEEYLFHVLKNGASGYVLKNAPDGELLLAVRTVYAGDTYIHPAMATSLVREFVKHDAGITEDDPFKILTKREIEVLPLAAKGYGNKEIAEKLYISVKTVEAHKARIMEKLQLKNRPELVEYALRKKLLNF